Proteins encoded in a region of the Zea mays cultivar B73 chromosome 2, Zm-B73-REFERENCE-NAM-5.0, whole genome shotgun sequence genome:
- the LOC100274528 gene encoding uncharacterized protein LOC100274528, whose amino-acid sequence MDMDDLTFPATSTAPPEPPAAVAGPLPAAAAACRQLPSPRFAVVARSPPPLSPPPPPAAAPPPVTSSGAPTLTAVAAPAGAGGDATEEDRMDLLWEDFNEELARGACCCCRAAAAGPWSPSDSESEPAAARGCAPVLRPSSRAGAVRHCRRRAGTWALLMRIFRRLFVVEKTVVSRRQRHRAAAKARAR is encoded by the coding sequence atggaCATGGACGACCTCACCTTCCCTGCCACCTCGACGGCGCCGCCCGAGCCGCCGGCTGCCGTCGCAGGCCCACTCCCGGCAGCGGCGGCAGCGTGCCGCCAGCTCCCGTCCCCCCGGTTCGCGGTCGTCGCCAGATCGCCGCCGCCCTTGTCCCCTCCTCCCCCTCCCGCCGCCGCGCCACCGCCGGTGACAAGCAGCGGAGCACCCACGCTCACCGCCGTGGCGGCGCCGGCGGGGGCGGGAGGCGACGCCACGGAGGAGGACAGGATGGACCTGCTGTGGGAGGACTTCAACGAGGAGCTGGCGCGgggcgcctgctgctgctgccgcgccgccgccgccgggccgtGGTCGCCGTCGGACTCCGAGTCGGAGCCCGCGGCGGCCCGCGGGTGCGCGCCGGTGCTGCGGCCCTCATCCCGGGCCGGCGCCGTCCGGCActgccgccgccgcgccgggacGTGGGCTCTGCTCATGCGGATCTTCAGGAGGCTCTTCGTTGTCGAGAAGACCGTCGTCTCCAGGCGCCAGCGCCACCGCGCCGCTGCCAAGGCGAGGGCGCGCTGA